Proteins found in one Aneurinibacillus uraniidurans genomic segment:
- a CDS encoding CoA-transferase subunit beta translates to MADKQYVKPGEYSVVDMLAVAAAREVQDGEVVFAGTGLPMLAIMLAQKVNAPNSKLIYEAGTIDSKGDSLPSSVGDPRCVTQASVASGLFDVFNQLQRGKVDLAYLGGAEIDKYGNVNTTAVGDYTSPSVRFPGSGGNPDINSLAKRTVFIMVQEKRRFKESVDYITSPGWMVRKWPEGTLAHRKDVYGKKFLGGPSAVITNMAVFRFDEEAGTMYVDTIHPGITREQLQENTGFELDFTRCKGETELPTYEELRILHENVDPEGIFLPARS, encoded by the coding sequence ATGGCAGACAAACAATATGTAAAACCAGGTGAGTACTCGGTTGTTGATATGTTAGCTGTTGCGGCTGCTCGTGAGGTACAAGACGGTGAAGTTGTATTTGCCGGAACCGGATTGCCGATGCTTGCGATTATGCTCGCACAAAAAGTGAATGCACCAAATAGTAAACTGATTTACGAGGCGGGTACAATTGATTCCAAGGGAGATTCTCTCCCGTCTTCGGTAGGGGACCCACGTTGTGTTACCCAGGCTTCTGTTGCATCGGGTCTGTTTGATGTATTTAACCAGCTTCAGCGCGGTAAAGTCGATCTTGCGTACTTGGGTGGAGCTGAGATCGATAAATACGGCAATGTAAACACAACCGCTGTTGGTGATTATACGTCTCCTTCTGTACGTTTTCCGGGCAGCGGCGGCAATCCGGATATTAACTCGCTTGCCAAACGAACGGTGTTTATTATGGTACAGGAGAAGCGCCGTTTCAAAGAAAGTGTTGATTATATTACATCCCCGGGCTGGATGGTGCGCAAATGGCCAGAAGGAACACTTGCGCATCGAAAAGACGTATACGGGAAAAAGTTTCTCGGGGGGCCGAGTGCAGTCATTACGAATATGGCGGTATTCCGTTTTGATGAAGAAGCAGGCACGATGTATGTCGATACGATTCATCCAGGTATTACACGCGAACAGCTTCAGGAGAATACCGGATTTGAACTTGATTTTACTCGTTGTAAAGGTGAAACAGAGCTTCCAACATATGAAGAGCTCCGCATTCTGCATGAAAATGTCGATCCAGAAGGGATTTTCCTTCCGGCCCGTAGCTAA
- a CDS encoding CoA transferase subunit A encodes MQDKRCTLQEAIQMINDNDMITFSGFVIWRRPMAAIYEMLRQGKKGLHLVEVNSGTHAELLIGAGAVSIWESCWIGHELYGKVPYCLDRKIKEGAIIAEDYSHQHMLYRMAAGAMGIPYMPTWASRGTDILNPEYDMLERAGMRNGANDKIPAKKFDYAQDPFYNEGEVIHVPAVRPNVCIVHAQQVGEEGTIRISGQTYSDEQAIKAADKVIVLAEEIVPESYLREEPERNLVPGYLVDAIVELPWAAHPTGAYGCYDVDGAFIREFASASKTEEGFRAWVDEWVYGVRDHDEYLDKLGFSRLEKLRANSYHKYSTKVKRGSR; translated from the coding sequence ATGCAGGACAAACGCTGCACATTGCAAGAAGCAATTCAGATGATCAACGATAACGATATGATCACATTCAGCGGGTTTGTAATCTGGCGTCGCCCGATGGCGGCTATTTATGAAATGCTGCGTCAGGGGAAGAAAGGGCTTCATCTGGTAGAAGTGAACTCGGGTACACATGCTGAACTTTTGATTGGGGCAGGCGCTGTGTCGATCTGGGAATCGTGCTGGATAGGACATGAACTGTATGGGAAAGTACCGTACTGTCTGGACAGAAAGATTAAAGAAGGAGCTATTATTGCGGAGGATTATAGCCATCAGCATATGCTGTACCGCATGGCGGCCGGTGCGATGGGCATTCCGTATATGCCAACATGGGCATCGCGAGGAACCGATATTTTGAATCCGGAGTACGATATGCTTGAGCGTGCCGGAATGCGCAATGGTGCCAATGATAAAATTCCTGCGAAAAAATTCGATTACGCACAGGACCCGTTCTACAATGAAGGGGAAGTGATTCACGTGCCAGCTGTGCGTCCGAATGTATGTATTGTTCATGCCCAGCAGGTAGGAGAAGAAGGCACAATTCGCATTAGTGGACAAACATATTCCGATGAGCAGGCTATTAAAGCTGCGGATAAAGTTATTGTATTGGCAGAAGAAATCGTGCCGGAATCGTATTTGCGTGAGGAACCAGAGCGTAACCTCGTTCCAGGTTATCTTGTGGATGCGATTGTTGAACTGCCATGGGCGGCACATCCGACCGGAGCATACGGATGTTATGATGTAGACGGTGCATTTATTCGTGAGTTTGCATCCGCTTCCAAAACAGAAGAAGGATTTCGCGCCTGGGTGGATGAATGGGTGTACGGTGTACGAGATCACGATGAATATTTGGACAAGCTAGGTTTCTCTCGCTTGGAGAAGCTTCGCGCTAATTCCTACCATAAATATAGTACAAAAGTGAAACGGGGGTCGCGTTAA
- a CDS encoding amino acid permease, which yields MSLFRKKSIADLLAHTNNKESGLNKSLGAFDLTMLGIGAIVGTGIFVLTGVAAAKHAGPALMLSFVLAGLACVFAALCYAEFASSVPVSGSAYTYSYAAFGEIFAWVLGWDLILEYGLASSAVASGWSGYFQHLLDGLGLHLPTALTSAYNPAKGTYIDLPAVLIIFLISLLLVQGVKESTRLNNIMVMIKITVVLLFIAVGVWHVKPSNWSPFMPFGFNGVTTGAATVFFAYIGFDAVSTAAEEVRNPQRNMPIGIIASLLICTVLYIVVSGILTGMVPYTQLDVKDPVAFALKFVHQDWVSRFVALGAILGITTVLLVMLYGQTRLFFAISRDGLLPKSLSKVNEKTQTPVISTWVTAVLCAFFGGLVPLDKLADLTNIGTLFAFTVVSIGVIVLRKKQPDLKRAFRVPFVPLIPILAVVFCVYLMSKLPSITWIGFLVWFVIGIFVYFAYGRRNSELNKRT from the coding sequence ATGAGTTTATTTCGCAAAAAATCAATCGCCGACCTGCTGGCTCACACCAATAATAAAGAGAGCGGTCTCAATAAGTCTCTCGGTGCCTTCGACCTTACGATGCTTGGCATCGGTGCAATTGTCGGTACAGGAATTTTTGTATTGACAGGTGTTGCAGCAGCTAAACATGCAGGCCCCGCTCTGATGCTGTCGTTCGTTCTTGCCGGGCTTGCCTGTGTATTCGCCGCTCTCTGTTATGCAGAATTTGCATCATCTGTTCCTGTTTCTGGAAGCGCTTACACATACAGCTATGCAGCATTCGGGGAAATTTTCGCCTGGGTTCTTGGTTGGGATTTAATTCTGGAATACGGGCTTGCCAGCTCAGCCGTGGCAAGTGGTTGGTCCGGTTATTTCCAACACCTGTTGGACGGGTTAGGCCTTCATCTGCCTACCGCATTAACAAGCGCATACAACCCGGCCAAAGGAACATACATTGATCTTCCAGCCGTGTTGATTATTTTCCTGATTTCACTTCTCCTAGTACAAGGTGTAAAAGAATCAACCCGCCTGAATAATATTATGGTTATGATCAAAATTACGGTTGTTCTTCTTTTTATCGCAGTGGGTGTCTGGCATGTAAAGCCATCGAACTGGTCTCCGTTCATGCCGTTCGGATTTAACGGGGTTACTACAGGTGCGGCCACGGTCTTCTTTGCCTATATCGGATTTGACGCTGTATCTACAGCAGCCGAAGAAGTTCGTAATCCGCAGCGCAACATGCCAATCGGTATTATCGCTTCTCTTTTGATCTGTACCGTTCTTTATATTGTTGTCTCTGGTATTTTAACGGGAATGGTTCCTTACACACAGCTTGATGTAAAAGATCCGGTTGCGTTCGCCCTGAAGTTTGTTCATCAAGACTGGGTATCCCGTTTTGTAGCACTTGGCGCCATTCTTGGTATTACAACGGTTCTGCTTGTTATGCTGTACGGCCAGACGCGCCTGTTCTTTGCCATTAGCCGTGACGGTCTGCTGCCAAAGTCTCTCTCTAAAGTTAACGAAAAAACGCAAACCCCGGTTATTAGCACGTGGGTCACTGCTGTGCTGTGCGCATTCTTTGGCGGTCTAGTTCCACTAGACAAGCTGGCAGATCTGACGAACATTGGTACACTGTTCGCATTTACGGTTGTTTCCATCGGCGTTATCGTACTGCGTAAGAAACAGCCAGATTTAAAACGTGCATTCCGCGTTCCATTTGTGCCACTTATTCCGATTCTTGCTGTCGTATTCTGTGTGTATCTCATGTCCAAGCTGCCAAGCATAACATGGATCGGTTTCCTTGTTTGGTTCGTTATCGGAATTTTCGTCTATTTCGCATACGGGCGCCGGAACAGTGAGCTTAACAAACGCACATAA
- the mbcS gene encoding acyl-CoA synthetase MbcS, whose protein sequence is MTNPQLHAPEYYNMVNDIERHAQDPNKLALLWENEEGEKKQFTYTELSKASNRLANGLVELGIEQGDKIIIILPRIEQAYISYMAALKIGAVILPGSEMLMPKDILYRATHSGAKAVISFHDLTDRIDEVRAECRTIENYIVFGAEKEGWVPLNSLMEGKSEQFEIANTRAGDIAFLNYTSGTTGNPKGVIHTHSWAYAHQAVAAKLWLDVRENDIVWATAGPGWAKWNWSPFISVLGSGAVGFVYLGKFDPKKYLSLLEQYKVNVLCCTPTEYRIMAKEEGLDQYNLEHLHSTVSAGEPLNREVIDTFKKYFNATVRDGYGQTENTLLIGTLKGMEVKAGSMGRPTPGNQIAIIDEDGNPVPVGQVGDIAVHRSVPALFKGYLNDPERTAAAFRGDWYLTGDQAKEDEDGYYWFEGRSDDIIISSGYTIGPFEVEDALVKHPAVKECAVVASPDPVRGSIVKAFVILRNETDASDEMVRELQDHVKNVTAPYKYPREIEFVSDLPKTTSGKIRRVELRQAEKERKTQQA, encoded by the coding sequence ATGACCAATCCGCAGTTGCATGCACCAGAATACTATAATATGGTAAATGATATTGAGCGCCATGCTCAGGATCCAAATAAGCTTGCATTACTATGGGAAAATGAAGAAGGGGAAAAGAAGCAGTTTACGTATACGGAATTAAGCAAAGCATCCAATCGTCTTGCAAACGGGCTCGTTGAGCTTGGAATCGAACAAGGGGATAAGATCATCATTATCCTGCCGCGTATTGAACAGGCGTACATTAGTTATATGGCAGCACTCAAGATCGGCGCTGTTATTTTGCCGGGTTCTGAGATGCTGATGCCAAAAGATATTTTATACCGTGCTACACACTCAGGTGCTAAGGCTGTCATTTCATTCCATGATTTAACGGATCGTATTGATGAAGTACGTGCAGAATGCCGTACGATTGAGAATTACATTGTATTTGGCGCTGAGAAAGAAGGCTGGGTGCCACTTAACAGCCTCATGGAAGGCAAGAGTGAACAATTTGAAATTGCAAATACACGCGCAGGAGATATCGCGTTTTTGAATTATACATCCGGTACAACTGGAAATCCGAAGGGAGTTATCCATACGCACAGCTGGGCATATGCGCACCAGGCGGTAGCGGCAAAGCTGTGGCTTGATGTTCGTGAGAATGATATCGTCTGGGCGACAGCAGGACCAGGCTGGGCGAAGTGGAACTGGAGCCCGTTCATCTCGGTACTTGGTTCAGGCGCAGTTGGCTTTGTATACTTAGGCAAATTTGATCCGAAGAAATACTTGTCTCTGCTTGAACAGTACAAAGTAAATGTGCTGTGCTGCACGCCGACAGAATATCGGATTATGGCGAAAGAAGAAGGGCTGGATCAGTACAATCTCGAGCATCTGCACAGTACCGTAAGCGCAGGTGAACCGCTGAATCGTGAAGTAATTGATACATTCAAGAAGTATTTCAATGCTACTGTACGTGATGGGTATGGTCAGACAGAAAATACATTGCTCATCGGTACACTGAAAGGAATGGAAGTGAAAGCGGGCTCCATGGGCCGTCCGACTCCGGGTAACCAGATTGCGATTATTGATGAAGACGGCAATCCGGTTCCAGTGGGGCAGGTGGGCGATATTGCCGTACACCGCAGTGTGCCAGCATTGTTTAAAGGATACTTGAATGATCCAGAGCGTACAGCGGCCGCTTTCCGTGGTGATTGGTACCTTACAGGAGATCAGGCAAAAGAAGATGAAGATGGGTATTACTGGTTTGAAGGGCGTTCCGATGATATTATCATCAGCTCAGGCTATACAATCGGGCCATTCGAAGTTGAGGATGCGCTTGTGAAGCATCCGGCTGTTAAAGAGTGCGCAGTAGTAGCGAGCCCAGACCCGGTACGCGGTAGCATCGTAAAAGCATTTGTGATTTTGCGTAACGAAACAGATGCATCCGATGAGATGGTTCGAGAGCTGCAGGACCATGTAAAAAATGTTACTGCTCCGTATAAATATCCACGTGAGATTGAGTTCGTAAGCGATCTACCAAAAACAACATCTGGTAAAATCCGTCGTGTTGAACTGCGTCAAGCAGAAAAAGAACGTAAAACACAGCAAGCATAA
- a CDS encoding alpha/beta-type small acid-soluble spore protein: MANNNSSNNLVVPQAANALDQMKYEIASEFGVQLGPDSTSRANGSVGGEITKRLVQMAEQQLGGRM, from the coding sequence ATGGCTAACAACAACAGCTCAAACAACCTAGTAGTGCCGCAAGCGGCTAACGCACTTGATCAAATGAAGTATGAAATTGCTTCTGAGTTCGGCGTACAGCTTGGACCGGATTCTACATCTCGTGCGAACGGTTCTGTAGGTGGTGAAATCACGAAGCGTCTTGTTCAAATGGCTGAACAACAGCTTGGTGGTCGCATGTAA
- a CDS encoding TerC family protein produces MDASFWIGFINIIIIDIVLSGDNAVVIGMASRKLPPEKRQQAVIWGTGGAVALRVILTALAAWVLLIPYLKAAGGLVLAWIAFKLLAGEEQEGEGIEAGGTLWSAIKMIIIADFVMSLDNVLAVGGAAHGDFVLLLFGLGFSIPLLMFGSNVIANLMDRLPFLVYVGAGILAYTAGSMIIQEEAVQQHIAPVLYELTWVVPLVVTGLVLGFGLWWRRHSHQSFV; encoded by the coding sequence ATGGATGCGTCTTTCTGGATTGGATTCATTAATATTATCATCATTGATATTGTGTTGAGTGGAGACAATGCGGTAGTAATTGGCATGGCAAGCCGTAAATTGCCGCCGGAAAAAAGACAGCAGGCTGTCATATGGGGAACTGGGGGAGCGGTAGCCCTACGTGTAATCTTGACTGCGCTTGCTGCATGGGTGTTGTTGATTCCATATTTAAAAGCAGCGGGTGGACTTGTGCTTGCTTGGATTGCCTTTAAACTTCTTGCAGGTGAAGAGCAAGAGGGTGAAGGGATTGAGGCAGGAGGCACACTCTGGTCTGCGATTAAAATGATTATTATAGCTGATTTTGTGATGAGCTTAGATAATGTTTTGGCTGTGGGGGGAGCGGCGCATGGAGATTTTGTTCTGCTTCTGTTTGGATTGGGCTTTAGTATTCCGCTCCTGATGTTTGGCAGTAATGTGATTGCGAATTTGATGGATCGACTTCCGTTTCTTGTGTATGTTGGGGCCGGTATCTTGGCTTATACAGCTGGCTCGATGATCATTCAGGAGGAAGCCGTGCAGCAGCATATTGCACCTGTGTTGTATGAGTTAACCTGGGTTGTGCCGCTTGTCGTTACGGGTCTGGTACTTGGATTCGGTTTATGGTGGCGCAGGCACAGCCACCAGTCGTTCGTTTGA
- a CDS encoding Crp/Fnr family transcriptional regulator, whose translation MDNEQLLTFLRRVPLFVSLTEEEREHIATVMSRRTMKKRGILFYEGALCTAIYLLEHGRVKVYKTTEDGREQIVNVLQEGDLFPHVGMFGGSPYPATAETLEDTVLYSINVEELTRLLENSPRLCIRLLQILEGKIRELQRRLSDVLSKDMREKIVNTLLSLARTSGIETEEAHEIHMELTHQDIASMVGTTRETVSRIISQLKREGALQFDVQKIVLYKNKLFLS comes from the coding sequence GTGGATAACGAGCAACTACTTACCTTTTTGCGCAGAGTCCCGTTGTTTGTATCGCTTACAGAGGAAGAACGTGAGCATATTGCTACTGTTATGTCGCGTCGCACGATGAAAAAACGTGGGATCTTGTTTTATGAAGGGGCGTTATGCACGGCGATTTATTTACTTGAACACGGTCGGGTCAAAGTGTACAAAACAACGGAAGACGGCCGGGAACAGATCGTCAATGTCCTGCAAGAAGGGGATTTATTTCCTCACGTTGGCATGTTTGGTGGCAGTCCGTATCCGGCCACAGCGGAGACGCTGGAAGATACGGTTTTGTACTCCATTAATGTAGAGGAGTTGACCCGGCTTTTGGAGAATAGCCCCCGTCTATGTATTCGCCTTTTGCAAATTCTAGAAGGAAAAATCCGTGAATTGCAACGACGTCTATCTGATGTGTTGAGCAAAGATATGCGAGAGAAAATTGTGAATACGCTGCTCTCACTTGCCCGTACAAGTGGCATAGAGACAGAGGAAGCGCATGAAATTCATATGGAGCTGACGCACCAAGACATTGCGAGTATGGTTGGAACAACAAGGGAAACGGTAAGCCGGATTATCAGCCAATTGAAGCGGGAAGGTGCCCTACAGTTTGATGTGCAAAAAATTGTGCTCTACAAGAATAAATTATTTTTGTCATAA
- a CDS encoding MOSC domain-containing protein, translating to MQAYVKAVNIGLPVFYETGGVRWESAIAKQPVSGEQILGLEGFEGDGQADRKHHGGPDKAICVYPLEHYPYWEERLGRVLPVAAFGENVTVSGLVEEDVCIGDTFALGETIVQVSQPRQPCHKLAKRYGVPEMALWVQKTGRTGFYFRVIQPGRIQVGPELMLRRLSADPAGISVACANQLMHENKEDQDGIRRLLDVAALSASWRATFEKRLAGNKEDTGARLNGSAERG from the coding sequence ATGCAAGCATACGTAAAAGCGGTAAATATCGGACTTCCTGTTTTCTATGAGACGGGAGGAGTTCGCTGGGAGAGTGCCATCGCTAAGCAGCCGGTGAGCGGCGAGCAAATACTTGGATTAGAGGGGTTTGAAGGAGATGGACAGGCAGACCGCAAGCATCATGGTGGACCGGACAAAGCGATATGCGTGTATCCACTCGAACATTATCCGTACTGGGAGGAGCGTCTCGGTCGTGTTCTTCCGGTTGCGGCGTTCGGAGAGAATGTAACGGTGAGTGGTCTCGTTGAGGAAGATGTATGCATTGGCGATACATTTGCTTTAGGAGAGACCATTGTCCAGGTTAGTCAGCCCCGTCAGCCGTGCCATAAGCTAGCGAAACGCTATGGTGTGCCGGAGATGGCGCTATGGGTACAAAAAACGGGACGAACCGGGTTTTATTTCCGGGTTATCCAGCCAGGACGAATTCAAGTTGGTCCTGAGCTTATGCTTCGCCGCTTGTCCGCTGATCCGGCTGGTATATCGGTGGCTTGTGCGAACCAGCTGATGCACGAAAATAAAGAGGATCAGGATGGAATACGTCGTCTGTTGGATGTTGCAGCTTTGTCGGCCAGCTGGCGTGCAACGTTTGAGAAGCGGCTAGCAGGAAACAAGGAAGATACTGGAGCACGGCTTAATGGGAGTGCGGAACGTGGATAA
- a CDS encoding response regulator transcription factor: protein MNTKILIADDEDVLRMLITETLEIEDYELDEAQDGLEAYEKIMQHEYDLILLDLMMPGKTGLEVCQLVRAAGKTTPIVMLTAKTQAEDRENAVKAGVNYFFAKPFSPMQLLGFIQEILEEKPL, encoded by the coding sequence ATGAATACGAAAATTCTAATTGCTGATGATGAAGATGTATTGCGCATGCTGATCACGGAAACGCTCGAAATCGAAGACTATGAGCTTGATGAAGCGCAAGATGGACTTGAAGCCTATGAGAAAATTATGCAGCACGAATATGACCTTATTCTGCTTGATCTTATGATGCCAGGAAAAACAGGACTAGAAGTTTGCCAACTTGTACGAGCAGCAGGTAAAACAACCCCGATTGTGATGCTGACAGCCAAAACACAGGCAGAAGACCGGGAAAATGCCGTCAAGGCTGGTGTGAATTACTTTTTCGCTAAACCATTCAGCCCGATGCAGCTTCTCGGCTTTATACAGGAGATTCTGGAGGAAAAACCTTTATGA
- a CDS encoding ATP-binding protein — protein sequence MKTSIVNRLRRFLLIPLIAILALSAVLWTFNIRELNNYNTSMSNLLEKRNQLRLVQHNIEGLVSELRGFMAMRNDSFLTLIDARQADAQSQIEAYSQLPLTGKERTFIEGIKRDLKVYTDKIIPEGISLARAANYQAINTKAGASQTGYTNFVNSIRNRLETQMGVYTDDIEQVQKEHQRYIMYSLSGFLSLLIMILILSYWVTTRFGREIGKPLEVLTASARRISQGKYTLIPPLNHDDELGELEHAFNQMVHQMEEKESNLLSQNDELTAHQEELYAQQVELEEAVQKLTDKENILLRRNQLSTSLATEIEVESMLKQVLDSMLDLTGSQIGAAIILDHELKDRFVSKGIAHEQIDILLAHIYEGMSGRAIAEKSVLTLERIARTEESGHHASYPVHDLYMPLLNRDGEVVALLVVTRLNGYAFTHADLDEFSALTRQISLAVENAVVYKKTQQTSLLNQAILNSALEGICLIGPQGELLAVNHSWCDMYGVEKPEDIQTLTMAELSRKIHQRFKQPDEMFAFYHQAINGTLDELQELTVEIIQPTYRVIRMYYRKVINDHAGVIGWVIVCRDITREYEIDRMKSEFVSTVSHELRTPLSSILGFVEIMLQRKINPDKQTRYLNTIYKEARRLTNLINDFLDVQRMESGHQEYQKEMISLRNVVEEVISAHHSDIHPIRLECRTSQDTICADHEKIQQVVTNLLSNAIKYSPNGGTVTLTIDMCAERPQDVCLCITDEGLGIPEDAIPHLFEKFYRVDNSDRRKIGGTGLGLAICSEIIKAHNGLIHVSSTLGSGSTFTISLPTAITSSHGLPYVPPAPESTNGTPIVEKELSGHILIVEDDESLRTYLAEELGNFLTQKGITIFHALNGEQALQSIADDPPLLLILDIMLGEGKDGWEILQEIKRQEAYRSIPIVISSALEEREKGIGYGISEYLIKPYAAEKLTSTVWNLLQQQEAEGHVFIPADQEKD from the coding sequence ATGAAAACGAGTATTGTAAACCGCCTGCGGCGTTTTCTACTCATTCCCCTTATTGCGATTCTAGCACTGTCGGCTGTCTTATGGACGTTCAACATTCGTGAACTGAACAACTATAATACGTCGATGTCCAATCTACTTGAAAAGCGCAATCAACTGCGCCTCGTGCAGCATAATATTGAAGGACTTGTTTCTGAACTGCGTGGCTTTATGGCCATGCGGAATGATTCCTTCCTTACCTTGATTGATGCACGGCAGGCAGACGCACAAAGTCAAATTGAGGCCTACAGCCAGCTTCCACTAACCGGGAAAGAGCGAACATTCATTGAAGGAATCAAACGCGATCTCAAGGTATATACCGATAAAATTATCCCGGAAGGCATCTCCCTTGCTCGGGCCGCCAACTACCAGGCAATCAATACAAAAGCCGGGGCTTCTCAAACTGGCTATACAAACTTTGTTAACAGCATCCGCAATCGCCTGGAAACTCAGATGGGGGTATATACCGATGATATCGAGCAAGTGCAAAAAGAGCACCAGCGCTACATCATGTATTCACTGAGTGGGTTTCTTAGCCTGCTTATTATGATCTTGATTTTGTCCTACTGGGTTACAACACGCTTTGGGCGCGAGATCGGCAAGCCGCTCGAAGTGCTGACCGCTTCTGCACGCCGCATATCGCAGGGGAAATATACACTCATCCCACCGTTGAATCATGATGATGAACTTGGCGAGCTTGAGCATGCCTTTAACCAGATGGTGCACCAAATGGAAGAAAAAGAGAGCAATCTCTTATCCCAAAATGATGAATTAACCGCCCATCAGGAAGAACTATACGCGCAGCAGGTAGAACTTGAAGAAGCCGTCCAGAAGCTGACGGACAAAGAAAATATTCTCCTTCGCCGTAATCAACTAAGCACATCGCTTGCAACTGAAATCGAAGTCGAAAGCATGCTCAAACAAGTACTTGATAGTATGCTTGACCTCACAGGTTCTCAGATTGGCGCCGCGATTATACTTGACCATGAACTGAAGGACCGTTTTGTAAGTAAAGGAATCGCTCACGAGCAGATCGACATTCTGCTTGCGCATATTTATGAAGGAATGAGCGGTCGTGCTATTGCTGAGAAAAGCGTGCTAACTCTCGAACGTATAGCTCGTACCGAGGAGAGTGGACACCACGCATCGTATCCTGTACATGATTTATACATGCCACTTTTAAACCGAGATGGCGAGGTCGTAGCGCTGCTAGTCGTCACCCGTCTGAATGGATACGCCTTTACTCACGCTGACCTGGATGAATTTAGCGCACTCACCCGCCAGATTTCACTTGCGGTAGAGAATGCGGTCGTGTATAAAAAGACCCAGCAGACTAGTCTACTTAACCAGGCGATTCTAAATTCAGCGCTCGAAGGTATCTGTCTCATTGGTCCACAGGGCGAACTGCTTGCTGTCAATCATTCCTGGTGTGATATGTATGGAGTTGAAAAGCCCGAAGACATTCAAACACTCACTATGGCAGAATTATCGCGAAAAATTCACCAGCGCTTCAAGCAGCCAGACGAGATGTTTGCCTTCTATCATCAGGCTATTAATGGCACGCTGGATGAACTACAAGAACTTACTGTTGAAATTATCCAGCCGACATACCGGGTTATTCGCATGTACTATCGTAAAGTTATAAACGATCATGCTGGCGTTATCGGTTGGGTCATTGTCTGTCGGGATATTACACGAGAGTATGAGATCGACCGAATGAAATCCGAATTCGTCAGCACTGTCAGTCATGAACTTCGCACGCCGTTATCCAGCATTCTCGGCTTTGTGGAAATTATGCTTCAGCGCAAAATTAATCCTGACAAACAAACACGCTACTTGAATACAATTTATAAAGAAGCGCGGCGACTGACCAACCTGATTAATGACTTTCTTGATGTACAACGCATGGAATCCGGACACCAGGAATACCAGAAAGAAATGATCAGCCTACGTAATGTTGTAGAAGAAGTCATAAGCGCCCATCATTCCGATATACATCCGATTCGTCTCGAGTGCCGTACGTCACAAGATACCATATGTGCGGATCATGAAAAGATACAGCAAGTTGTGACCAACCTGCTAAGCAATGCAATTAAGTATTCGCCAAATGGCGGAACAGTCACACTCACAATCGATATGTGCGCGGAACGACCACAAGATGTATGTCTTTGCATTACAGATGAAGGTCTCGGCATTCCAGAAGATGCTATCCCTCATCTATTTGAAAAGTTTTATCGAGTAGATAATTCAGACCGCCGTAAAATCGGGGGAACCGGCCTTGGGCTTGCGATTTGTTCAGAGATTATAAAAGCCCATAATGGCTTGATTCATGTTTCCTCCACGCTTGGAAGCGGAAGTACATTTACGATTTCACTGCCAACAGCGATCACTTCTTCGCATGGGCTACCCTACGTACCTCCTGCTCCTGAATCAACAAACGGTACGCCCATAGTCGAAAAGGAGCTTTCCGGACATATTCTAATCGTAGAAGATGACGAAAGCTTGCGTACGTATTTGGCTGAAGAACTCGGTAACTTTCTTACGCAAAAGGGAATTACGATTTTTCATGCATTGAATGGGGAACAGGCATTACAATCCATCGCCGATGATCCACCACTTCTTCTCATCCTTGATATTATGCTCGGAGAAGGAAAAGATGGCTGGGAGATTTTACAGGAAATAAAGCGTCAGGAAGCCTATCGATCCATTCCGATTGTAATCTCCAGTGCACTTGAGGAACGAGAAAAAGGAATTGGATATGGAATCTCTGAATATTTAATTAAGCCGTATGCAGCTGAAAAACTTACATCAACGGTTTGGAATCTGCTTCAACAGCAAGAAGCAGAAGGGCACGTATTTATTCCCGCAGATCAAGAAAAGGATTAA